A stretch of Deinococcus roseus DNA encodes these proteins:
- a CDS encoding MerR family transcriptional regulator: MARSKKYKIGELAQLSGVPVKTVRYYSDLGVLPPSEVSETGHRWYTDLDHARLEAIRSLREVGVGLETIAQVMQHEDSIAEALRLQLRTLELEMNQLQRRKVILQGALKRNDHLGYLRGARTLAALNARERQDFLNQQLEQMLQGVPADPAWIQNVWKGPLLQLPEHFSDQQFESWLELAELMLDENFIARFQKVGQEFWGSFTNAASRERYMQVSQQADGLIRETLQQGVVPDSAAGQQVIQQVLVLQAGTEAPEVLQQLAQGQLQQIERHTDARALRFWELVEELHGRPAKGPSRSQQVMALHEWRVQALLTFLDGVARKSLTVGQGDV, encoded by the coding sequence GGCGCAGCTCAGCGGGGTGCCTGTCAAAACCGTGCGCTACTACTCCGATCTGGGGGTGCTGCCTCCCAGTGAAGTTTCTGAAACCGGACACCGCTGGTACACCGATCTGGACCATGCGCGACTGGAAGCGATCCGCAGCCTTCGGGAGGTGGGCGTGGGTCTGGAGACCATTGCGCAGGTGATGCAACATGAGGATTCCATTGCAGAGGCCCTGCGCCTGCAATTGCGCACCCTGGAACTGGAAATGAACCAGCTTCAACGCAGGAAAGTCATTTTGCAGGGTGCCCTGAAGCGCAACGATCACCTGGGTTACCTGCGGGGCGCCCGCACCCTGGCGGCCCTCAATGCCCGTGAACGGCAGGATTTTCTGAACCAGCAACTCGAGCAGATGCTGCAGGGGGTTCCTGCCGATCCAGCCTGGATTCAGAACGTCTGGAAAGGCCCACTTTTGCAGCTTCCTGAACACTTTTCGGACCAGCAATTCGAAAGCTGGCTGGAACTGGCAGAACTCATGCTGGATGAGAATTTCATTGCCAGATTTCAGAAGGTGGGCCAGGAATTCTGGGGAAGCTTCACCAATGCGGCCAGCCGTGAGCGCTACATGCAGGTCAGCCAGCAAGCAGATGGACTGATTCGGGAGACTTTGCAGCAAGGCGTTGTACCGGATTCTGCAGCAGGACAGCAGGTGATCCAGCAGGTGCTGGTGTTGCAGGCGGGCACAGAGGCCCCTGAGGTTTTGCAACAACTGGCCCAGGGTCAACTCCAGCAAATTGAGCGCCACACTGACGCGCGTGCTTTGCGGTTCTGGGAACTGGTGGAGGAATTGCATGGTCGACCAGCAAAGGGACCCTCTCGCAGCCAGCAAGTGATGGCGCTGCATGAGTGGCGGGTTCAGGCCCTTCTCACTTTTCTCGATGGGGTGGCCAGGAAGTCGCTGACTGTCGGACAGGGCGATGTTTAA
- a CDS encoding helix-turn-helix transcriptional regulator produces the protein MNENHHPTDGIPPHPGKYLAMEVESRQGNHQDLAAQLDCSEELVQQILAGEQPITPAIAYRLQQCWGISMTLLLDIQRDYDAYQGMAMFSENQA, from the coding sequence ATGAACGAGAACCATCATCCCACAGACGGAATCCCCCCGCATCCGGGAAAATACCTTGCGATGGAAGTGGAAAGCCGCCAGGGAAACCATCAGGATCTGGCAGCACAACTGGATTGCTCTGAAGAGCTGGTGCAGCAAATTCTGGCCGGAGAGCAGCCCATCACGCCGGCCATCGCTTACCGTCTTCAGCAATGCTGGGGCATTTCCATGACGCTGTTGCTGGACATCCAGCGCGATTACGATGCCTACCAGGGCATGGCAATGTTTTCTGAAAACCAGGCCTGA
- a CDS encoding FAD-binding dehydrogenase produces the protein MTALETDIIVVGAGLAGLVAAVEAARLGKKVLVLDQEPENSLGGQAFWSFGGLFFVNSPEQRRMGIRDSHELALRDWMTTAGFDREEDHWPRRWAQAYVQFAATEKHGWLKKQGLRIFPIVGWAERGGALSGGPGNSVPRFHVTWGTGPAVVEVFARQVQEFARQGRIVLKFRHRVTDLDIQAGQVVGATGEILEESNVQRGESSSRVSTGGFSARAGAVIVTSGGLGGNQDLVRRNWPTERLGPAPDFMVSGVPQHVDGLMQQVVASSGGRLIHPDRMWHYTEGLRNHSPIWPGHGIRVLPGPSSLWLDPHGNRLPVPLFPGFDTLGTLEHITRNRFPYTWFVLTEKIIAREFALSGSEQNPDLTSKSIQQTLGRILPGVIAPVRRFMEQGADFVVRNSLPELVAGMNQLVGNDWLDLQHLQQVIEDRDRQLQNPFGKDAQITYIRQTRAYLGDRLSRVARPHALLDPKAGPLIAVRMNILTRKTLGGLETNLQGQVIQQNGQPFPGLYAAGEVAGFGGGGMHGYRALEGTFLGGCIFSGRVAGRAAAEQVGS, from the coding sequence ATGACGGCACTCGAAACCGACATCATCGTGGTGGGCGCAGGTCTGGCCGGACTGGTGGCCGCTGTAGAAGCGGCCAGACTGGGCAAAAAAGTGCTGGTGCTGGATCAGGAACCGGAGAACAGTCTGGGAGGTCAGGCGTTCTGGTCTTTTGGTGGGCTGTTCTTTGTGAATTCTCCTGAGCAGCGCAGGATGGGCATTCGGGACTCCCATGAACTGGCCCTGCGGGACTGGATGACCACTGCAGGTTTTGACCGCGAAGAAGACCACTGGCCCAGACGCTGGGCACAAGCTTATGTGCAATTTGCTGCCACAGAAAAACATGGCTGGCTGAAAAAGCAAGGGCTGCGCATTTTCCCCATTGTGGGCTGGGCAGAGCGGGGAGGAGCCCTCTCGGGTGGACCGGGCAACAGTGTGCCCCGCTTTCATGTGACCTGGGGCACTGGGCCTGCCGTGGTGGAGGTTTTTGCCAGGCAGGTGCAGGAATTCGCCAGACAGGGCCGCATTGTCCTGAAATTCAGACACCGTGTGACAGATCTGGACATCCAGGCAGGGCAGGTGGTGGGAGCAACAGGGGAAATTCTGGAAGAGAGCAACGTTCAGCGTGGTGAAAGCAGCTCTCGGGTGTCCACAGGAGGCTTCTCGGCCCGTGCAGGGGCTGTAATCGTCACCAGCGGAGGTCTGGGAGGCAACCAGGACCTGGTGCGCCGCAACTGGCCCACTGAACGCCTGGGGCCTGCACCCGATTTCATGGTTTCAGGGGTGCCACAGCATGTGGATGGCCTCATGCAGCAGGTGGTGGCCAGCAGCGGAGGTCGCCTGATTCACCCGGATCGCATGTGGCATTACACTGAGGGGTTGCGCAACCACAGCCCCATCTGGCCGGGGCATGGCATCCGGGTGCTGCCTGGACCTTCTTCCCTGTGGCTGGACCCTCACGGGAACCGCCTGCCTGTTCCCCTCTTTCCGGGCTTTGACACGCTGGGGACCCTGGAGCACATCACCCGCAACCGCTTTCCCTACACCTGGTTTGTGCTCACCGAGAAGATCATCGCCAGAGAGTTTGCCCTTTCAGGTTCTGAGCAGAACCCGGATTTGACCAGCAAAAGCATCCAGCAGACGCTGGGGCGCATCCTTCCTGGTGTGATTGCACCGGTGCGGCGTTTCATGGAGCAGGGAGCTGATTTTGTGGTGCGCAACTCCCTGCCTGAACTTGTGGCAGGCATGAACCAGCTGGTGGGCAACGACTGGCTGGATCTGCAACACCTGCAGCAGGTGATCGAGGACCGGGACCGGCAATTGCAAAATCCTTTTGGCAAGGACGCCCAGATCACCTACATCCGGCAAACCCGGGCTTACCTGGGAGATCGGCTGTCCAGGGTGGCCAGACCCCACGCCCTCCTCGACCCGAAAGCTGGCCCCCTGATTGCGGTGCGCATGAACATCTTGACCCGCAAAACGCTGGGAGGGCTGGAAACCAATTTGCAGGGTCAGGTGATACAGCAGAACGGCCAGCCTTTCCCTGGCCTGTATGCTGCAGGAGAGGTGGCAGGCTTCGGTGGGGGAGGCATGCATGGTTACCGTGCACTGGAAGGCACTTTTCTGGGAGGTTGCATTTTCTCTGGAAGGGTGGCAGGTCGGGCTGCAGCAGAGCAAGTGGGCTCCTGA
- a CDS encoding GNAT family N-acetyltransferase, protein MRHFIPEDTRALADLMFAAYQGTTDFQPGSTLRDALEQIEKTIAGEYGEFLPQASYVLTEEDVPISATLVTFWKPFRSPLLAFSMTHPEHKGQGLAAMLLKASMHDLYHDGYNQLSLLVTDGNTPAQRLYQRLGFKVFEPADIK, encoded by the coding sequence ATGCGACACTTCATCCCAGAAGACACCAGGGCCCTGGCTGACCTGATGTTTGCCGCTTACCAGGGCACCACCGATTTTCAACCTGGAAGCACCCTCCGGGACGCCCTGGAACAAATTGAAAAAACCATTGCAGGTGAATACGGGGAATTTTTGCCCCAGGCTTCTTACGTGCTGACCGAGGAAGATGTGCCCATCAGTGCCACCCTGGTCACCTTCTGGAAACCCTTTCGCTCTCCCCTGCTGGCTTTCAGCATGACCCACCCGGAGCACAAAGGCCAGGGGCTGGCGGCCATGCTGCTGAAAGCCTCCATGCACGACCTGTACCACGATGGGTACAACCAGCTCAGCTTGCTGGTCACGGACGGCAACACACCTGCCCAGCGCCTGTACCAGAGGCTGGGCTTCAAGGTTTTTGAACCCGCAGACATCAAATGA
- a CDS encoding MBL fold metallo-hydrolase, whose product MQKVAERVFVISLGYVNVTVLGEREKFTLVDLATFGSLKNIEKALQRAGFSLDGLHSVLITHAHPDHYGALAELVNKKPVPVYAHSLEIPVLTGQQRPELPPRASLPLPQQLLQLALTSMKLPPTVQEVLPIKEGDVLQDILPGLTVIDLPGHAPGQVGFWVPSSRTLIGGDVLMRGSGRSKLPLRALTVDMRQAALSAQRVLDLDVEKLIVGHGRPILEKAHVELKTLQEDIRKETAAVKVTA is encoded by the coding sequence ATGCAAAAAGTGGCTGAACGTGTTTTTGTGATTTCACTGGGCTATGTGAATGTGACGGTGCTGGGAGAACGGGAAAAATTCACCCTGGTGGACCTGGCCACCTTTGGAAGCCTGAAGAACATCGAGAAGGCCCTGCAGCGGGCCGGGTTCTCTCTGGATGGCCTGCACAGTGTGCTGATCACCCATGCCCACCCGGACCATTACGGCGCACTGGCTGAACTGGTGAACAAAAAGCCTGTTCCGGTGTATGCCCATTCACTGGAAATTCCGGTGCTGACTGGACAGCAGCGTCCAGAATTGCCTCCACGGGCCAGCCTTCCTCTGCCGCAGCAGCTTTTGCAGCTGGCCCTCACCAGCATGAAACTGCCGCCCACCGTTCAGGAGGTGTTGCCCATCAAAGAAGGGGATGTGCTGCAGGACATCCTGCCGGGCCTGACCGTCATTGATCTGCCCGGACATGCTCCGGGACAGGTGGGCTTCTGGGTGCCCTCCTCGCGCACTTTGATTGGTGGGGATGTGCTGATGCGGGGCTCCGGGCGCAGCAAACTGCCCCTGCGTGCCCTCACCGTGGACATGCGGCAGGCCGCCCTGTCTGCGCAGCGGGTGCTGGACCTGGATGTGGAAAAACTGATTGTGGGCCACGGCAGGCCCATTCTGGAAAAAGCCCATGTAGAGCTGAAAACCCTGCAGGAAGACATCCGCAAAGAAACCGCTGCCGTCAAGGTGACGGCATGA
- a CDS encoding SDR family NAD(P)-dependent oxidoreductase, whose translation MSRVVLITGATGGLGPSVVRAFVNQGDRVAFTDRSLEKAQQFMAQEGHSAEQVFPFAVDVTQPESIATWVEAVKAHWGRLDVLITLVGGFKAGTPVHQMTDQDWDQMLNLNARTVFLAARAVVPHLLEAGGGKIITVGAKAGFAAGKGASAYAASKAAVLRLTESLSLELRDHNINVNAVIPSTIDTPANREAMPDADHSKWVSPEDLASVMVFLASDAARAVHGALIPVYGRA comes from the coding sequence ATGAGCCGGGTGGTGCTGATCACTGGAGCCACCGGAGGCCTGGGACCCAGTGTGGTGAGGGCTTTTGTGAACCAGGGGGACCGGGTGGCCTTCACAGACCGCAGCCTGGAAAAAGCCCAGCAGTTTATGGCGCAGGAAGGTCATTCTGCAGAACAGGTGTTTCCCTTTGCCGTGGATGTCACCCAGCCTGAATCCATTGCCACCTGGGTGGAAGCCGTCAAAGCCCACTGGGGCAGGCTGGATGTGCTGATCACCCTGGTGGGTGGCTTCAAAGCAGGAACCCCGGTCCACCAGATGACAGACCAGGACTGGGACCAGATGCTGAACCTCAATGCCCGCACGGTGTTTCTGGCTGCACGGGCCGTGGTGCCCCATTTGCTGGAGGCAGGCGGAGGCAAGATCATCACGGTGGGGGCAAAAGCGGGTTTTGCTGCAGGCAAAGGGGCCTCTGCCTACGCAGCTTCCAAGGCAGCAGTGCTCAGGCTGACCGAATCCCTGTCTCTGGAACTGCGGGACCACAACATCAATGTGAATGCCGTGATCCCCAGCACCATCGACACCCCGGCCAACCGGGAAGCCATGCCAGATGCAGACCACAGCAAATGGGTGTCTCCAGAAGACCTGGCAAGCGTGATGGTTTTCCTGGCTTCTGATGCTGCCAGGGCTGTGCATGGGGCGCTCATTCCGGTGTACGGAAGGGCCTGA
- a CDS encoding TetR/AcrR family transcriptional regulator, giving the protein MRYHAGHSEATRKRLVQHAARRFRAAGLNTGIGRLMQELGLTHGGFYAHFPGKNSLIQAALQQAAEEIMERLFHAATTDPTGAFEKMVLAYLDEKHCQNPETGCLLPALATEIARQDPEVQEHFTVLLQQMLGLLQGVLHHLPAEQRGQHALVVLSTLAGSVMLARAVSDPQLKTAFLDAARSSLLRPFRTPE; this is encoded by the coding sequence ATGCGTTACCATGCAGGGCACAGCGAAGCCACCCGGAAACGTCTGGTGCAACATGCTGCCAGACGCTTCCGGGCTGCAGGTCTGAACACCGGAATTGGCCGCCTGATGCAGGAACTCGGCCTCACCCATGGGGGGTTCTATGCCCATTTTCCGGGCAAGAACAGCCTGATTCAGGCGGCCTTGCAGCAGGCCGCAGAAGAGATAATGGAGCGGCTTTTTCATGCAGCCACCACAGACCCCACAGGTGCATTCGAAAAGATGGTGCTGGCCTACCTGGATGAGAAACACTGCCAGAACCCTGAAACCGGATGTTTGCTTCCCGCCCTCGCCACTGAAATTGCCAGACAGGACCCGGAGGTGCAGGAGCACTTCACTGTGCTCCTGCAGCAGATGCTGGGCCTTCTGCAAGGGGTATTGCACCACCTTCCAGCAGAACAGCGTGGACAGCACGCACTGGTGGTGCTGTCCACGCTGGCAGGCAGTGTGATGCTGGCCCGTGCCGTCAGCGATCCGCAGCTCAAAACGGCGTTTCTGGACGCAGCCCGGTCTTCTTTGCTCAGGCCCTTCCGTACACCGGAATGA
- a CDS encoding PaaI family thioesterase — MRERTFNWQDPAALAQSVQQVSGLEFLRGISEGRFAAPPVMQMLGADRPSVEDIQEGQVTFPFRPQEFHFNPIGSVHGGVYATMLDTVMACAVHTLLPAGTGYTTLDINIKYLRPLSLGGEGIRAVGKVISISKSTALAEGQIVDADGQIYAHGTSTCMIFRPRG; from the coding sequence ATGCGAGAACGCACTTTCAACTGGCAGGATCCTGCTGCACTGGCACAATCTGTGCAGCAGGTCAGCGGTCTGGAATTCTTGCGGGGCATCAGTGAAGGCAGATTTGCCGCCCCTCCGGTGATGCAGATGCTGGGTGCAGACCGCCCCAGCGTCGAGGACATCCAGGAAGGTCAGGTGACTTTCCCTTTCAGGCCCCAGGAGTTTCACTTCAACCCCATCGGCTCGGTGCATGGCGGGGTGTACGCCACCATGCTGGACACCGTGATGGCCTGCGCCGTGCACACCCTGCTGCCTGCAGGCACCGGGTACACCACCCTGGACATCAACATCAAATACCTCAGGCCGCTCAGCCTGGGCGGAGAGGGCATCAGGGCGGTGGGCAAGGTCATCTCGATCAGCAAAAGCACAGCCCTGGCAGAAGGGCAGATCGTGGATGCAGACGGTCAGATTTATGCCCATGGAACCAGCACCTGCATGATTTTCAGACCCAGGGGTTGA
- the fabF gene encoding beta-ketoacyl-ACP synthase II, whose protein sequence is MQHQKTRVVVTGMGTISPIGNSAQEFHEAQLRGQSGVRKIQRFDPDGLPVQIAGEVDLDPQQYMDLRDIKRTDRFVHLGVAAAELALQDASLDPATTDRTRFGSLIGSAIGGMDTWEAQSRNAFEKGYSRVSPFFIPMLMANAASSHVAIRYGLQGVASSVSTACTTGADALGSAYRAIGFGEADVMLAGGTEAIITPLVISGFANMKALSRRNDDPEKASRPFSAQRDGFVLGEGAGVLVLESLEHAKARGARIYAEIVGFGRSADAHHITEPHPEGAGALLAVKAALKESGLQPEDIQYINAHATSTPVGDRAEAAALRAALGEAIENIWVSSTKSMTGHLLGAAGAIEAIASIQAIFSGIVPPSINAEDADIPLRIAREPVHTSVKAALSNSFAFGGLNASLIFQKFEE, encoded by the coding sequence ATGCAACACCAGAAAACCCGCGTGGTGGTTACGGGCATGGGCACCATCAGCCCGATTGGCAACTCAGCACAGGAATTTCATGAAGCCCAGTTGCGGGGCCAGTCCGGCGTGCGCAAAATTCAGCGTTTTGATCCCGACGGCCTGCCCGTGCAAATCGCCGGAGAGGTGGACCTCGATCCCCAGCAGTACATGGACCTGCGCGACATCAAACGCACCGACCGTTTTGTGCATCTGGGCGTGGCTGCTGCCGAACTGGCTTTGCAGGACGCCAGTCTGGATCCTGCCACCACAGACCGCACCCGTTTTGGCTCCCTGATCGGATCGGCCATCGGGGGCATGGACACCTGGGAGGCCCAGTCCAGAAATGCTTTCGAGAAAGGGTACAGCCGGGTCAGTCCTTTCTTCATTCCCATGCTGATGGCCAACGCAGCTTCCTCCCATGTGGCCATCCGTTACGGTCTGCAAGGGGTGGCGTCCAGCGTGTCCACGGCCTGCACCACCGGAGCAGACGCTCTGGGCAGCGCTTACCGGGCGATCGGATTCGGTGAAGCAGATGTGATGCTTGCTGGAGGCACCGAGGCCATCATCACCCCACTGGTGATCAGCGGTTTTGCCAACATGAAAGCCCTGAGCCGCCGCAACGACGACCCCGAAAAAGCCAGCCGTCCTTTCTCTGCCCAGCGGGATGGTTTTGTGCTGGGAGAAGGGGCCGGGGTGCTGGTGCTGGAATCGCTGGAACATGCCAAAGCCAGAGGGGCCAGAATTTACGCTGAAATCGTGGGTTTTGGTCGCAGCGCAGATGCCCACCACATCACCGAACCCCACCCGGAAGGCGCAGGCGCACTGCTGGCCGTGAAAGCCGCCCTGAAAGAATCTGGCCTGCAACCTGAAGACATCCAGTACATCAACGCCCACGCCACCAGCACCCCGGTGGGAGACCGTGCAGAGGCCGCTGCCCTGCGGGCCGCTCTGGGAGAGGCCATCGAGAACATCTGGGTCTCCAGCACCAAGAGCATGACCGGACACCTGCTGGGCGCAGCCGGGGCCATTGAAGCCATTGCCAGCATTCAGGCAATCTTTTCGGGCATTGTGCCTCCCAGCATCAACGCTGAAGATGCCGACATCCCCCTCAGAATTGCCCGCGAACCCGTGCACACCTCCGTCAAAGCCGCCCTCAGCAACTCCTTTGCGTTCGGTGGATTGAACGCCTCCCTGATTTTTCAGAAATTCGAGGAATGA
- a CDS encoding ROK family protein has product MLKTFHQSNLSLLKEESEILSPLLWHGALTRQQLAFVTQQSRTKVGQLLDGLLVSGWVEEVGQRDSVGGRKASLYGLNPHLGYYLGVDISGREVSVVLSDAALNVLQVHRESMDLRAGAGQVMARIKALICQMLSQQHISAEQLLSMAIGVPSPIEKNTGLMVSSLIMPQWDGFSIQDYCSRHFRVPVFVDNDTNLMALGELWNARRHGEGSQFESFMVLKLSSSIGAGMVINGQIYRGAFGGAGEIAHMPLDPEGPLCNCGQRGCLERMAGEQAILRQATEAGLAGRSSHFQAPLQQGQALTLADVARAAGEGDAEANAIIQAAGLKIGQVLAGLTNVLCPSHILIGGELAHIGPLMLAGIRQSVYGRAMPLAARKLTVDFTRLGNTSGLMGSLAHAMLCCFDLEAARS; this is encoded by the coding sequence ATGCTGAAAACATTCCACCAGTCCAACCTGAGCCTGCTGAAGGAAGAAAGCGAAATCCTCTCCCCCCTGCTGTGGCATGGTGCCCTCACCCGCCAGCAATTGGCTTTTGTCACACAGCAGTCCCGCACCAAGGTGGGACAGTTGCTGGATGGCCTGCTGGTTTCGGGATGGGTGGAGGAGGTCGGACAGCGGGATTCGGTGGGGGGCCGCAAAGCCTCCCTGTATGGCCTGAATCCCCACCTCGGGTATTATCTGGGCGTTGACATTTCCGGGCGTGAAGTGAGCGTGGTGCTCTCAGATGCCGCCCTGAATGTGCTGCAGGTGCACCGTGAAAGCATGGATTTGCGGGCCGGTGCTGGACAGGTGATGGCCCGCATCAAAGCCCTGATCTGCCAGATGCTCTCCCAGCAGCACATTTCAGCTGAACAGCTGCTCAGCATGGCCATCGGGGTGCCCAGTCCCATCGAAAAGAACACCGGCCTGATGGTCAGTTCCCTAATCATGCCGCAGTGGGACGGGTTTTCCATTCAGGATTACTGCTCAAGGCACTTCAGGGTTCCGGTTTTTGTGGACAACGACACCAACCTGATGGCCCTGGGCGAACTCTGGAACGCCCGCAGGCACGGGGAAGGCTCACAATTTGAATCGTTCATGGTGCTGAAACTCTCCTCCAGCATCGGAGCGGGCATGGTGATCAACGGTCAGATTTACCGGGGGGCTTTTGGTGGAGCGGGAGAAATCGCCCACATGCCCCTTGATCCTGAAGGACCGCTGTGCAATTGCGGTCAGCGGGGCTGTCTGGAACGCATGGCAGGCGAACAGGCCATCTTGCGTCAGGCCACTGAAGCAGGGCTTGCTGGACGCAGCAGCCATTTTCAGGCCCCCTTGCAACAAGGACAGGCCCTGACCCTGGCAGATGTCGCCCGTGCTGCTGGAGAAGGCGATGCAGAGGCCAACGCGATCATCCAGGCGGCAGGACTGAAAATCGGGCAGGTGCTGGCCGGACTGACCAACGTGCTGTGCCCCTCACACATCCTGATTGGCGGAGAACTGGCCCACATTGGCCCCCTGATGCTGGCCGGAATCCGCCAGAGTGTGTACGGACGCGCCATGCCCCTGGCTGCCCGCAAGCTCACCGTGGATTTCACCCGTCTGGGCAACACTTCTGGCCTGATGGGCAGCCTTGCACACGCCATGCTGTGCTGTTTCGATCTGGAGGCTGCCAGAAGCTGA